One genomic window of Actinomycetes bacterium includes the following:
- a CDS encoding DUF1508 domain-containing protein yields the protein MPAKFVLSKDKAGKFRFNLLATNGQVIASSEAYNTKIAATNGINSVKKNAGGAIVDDRTAAAAPAAKKAPAKAAPAKKAPAKRAAKKA from the coding sequence GTGCCGGCAAAGTTCGTGCTCTCCAAAGACAAAGCGGGCAAGTTCCGCTTCAATCTTCTGGCCACCAACGGCCAGGTGATCGCCTCGTCCGAGGCGTACAACACCAAGATCGCGGCCACGAACGGCATCAACTCGGTGAAGAAGAACGCGGGCGGCGCCATCGTCGACGACCGCACCGCCGCCGCGGCGCCTGCGGCGAAGAAGGCCCCGGCCAAGGCCGCACCGGCCAAGAAGGCCCCGGCCAAGCGCGCGGCCAAGAAGGCCTGA